The following proteins come from a genomic window of Nostoc sp. ATCC 53789:
- a CDS encoding sugar ABC transporter permease — protein MFAINRRRSNPRWNITENLAGYMFMMPTILVLGTFVVLPILYAVFLSLQKVRLLGGIEYEFIGFRNFTRLAEDERVWIALRNTAQYVAIVVPTQTVLALILAVTLNSGIRGKNWWRILYFLPTVTSSAVLTLIFMWIYNTDGLLNDFLAFVGLPTYNWLGDPDVALKGIMIMNIWSTAPFFMVIYLAALQDIPQTLYEAAELDGANGWQQFIHVTLPLLKPVTFFVVAVGVIGTFQLFDQSYIFSGGTGGPNNATLTVVLLIYQAVFRNLQMGYAAAIAFLLAAAIVAITLIQRRLFGGERI, from the coding sequence GTGTTTGCAATCAACAGGCGGCGGAGTAACCCCAGGTGGAATATCACAGAAAACTTGGCTGGGTATATGTTCATGATGCCCACCATTCTAGTTTTGGGGACTTTTGTAGTCTTACCCATTCTCTACGCCGTTTTTCTTTCCTTGCAAAAAGTCCGACTTCTCGGCGGTATTGAGTACGAGTTCATCGGTTTTCGGAACTTCACACGATTAGCTGAAGATGAAAGGGTTTGGATTGCTTTAAGAAACACAGCACAATACGTAGCTATTGTTGTGCCAACTCAAACAGTCTTAGCTTTAATTCTGGCGGTAACTCTGAATTCTGGGATTCGCGGTAAAAACTGGTGGCGCATCCTCTATTTTTTGCCCACAGTCACATCTTCAGCAGTGCTGACGCTGATCTTTATGTGGATTTATAACACCGATGGGCTACTAAACGATTTTCTCGCTTTTGTAGGGCTACCTACTTATAACTGGTTGGGCGATCCAGATGTTGCGCTCAAAGGCATTATGATCATGAACATTTGGTCAACTGCGCCGTTTTTCATGGTGATTTATCTGGCGGCCTTGCAAGATATACCCCAAACACTTTATGAGGCGGCGGAACTCGATGGCGCAAATGGGTGGCAGCAATTTATCCACGTTACCCTTCCCTTGCTTAAGCCTGTAACCTTCTTTGTGGTAGCAGTGGGGGTGATTGGGACTTTTCAACTTTTTGACCAGTCTTACATCTTTTCTGGGGGTACTGGCGGCCCAAATAACGCTACCTTAACTGTGGTGCTGCTAATTTACCAAGCTGTGTTTCGCAATTTACAAATGGGATATGCAGCTGCGATCGCATTTTTGTTAGCAGCAGCGATCGTTGCCATCACTTTGATTCAACGGCGACTTTTTGGAGGCGAACGGATTTGA